One genomic segment of Natrononativus amylolyticus includes these proteins:
- a CDS encoding APC family permease, whose product MADSNAPSSEVAVTDEATRHEGGTELERTIGLTGGLSIGVGTMIGAGIFVFPGLAAGQAGPAAALSFAIGAVIALFVALPTSELATAMPRSGGGYYFISRGLGPLLGAVVGISLWLGLVFASAFYLVGFGEYALAVLVEAGVPVGGRGTIVAALGVFGGVALTAMSIGGTENTTALQNAIVGLLLVILVLFLAYGALDSLGVVGGETVPERFAPYGAFPILTTAALVFTSYLGFAQVATVAGEITDPGRNLPLAMVGSVVIVGVFYVATIFVATSALGSEALEAAGETAIVEVAREFFGLPGAIAILLAGLLATVSSANASILSASRALYATSRDALVPPQASRVNLKYGTPHVALVLVGGPVVVLVATGQTELLAEVASFLHLVMYGLICVTLLVLRRRDPDWYRPSYTVPGYPLVPIVGALASFGLIAFMQPFSLIIGVAVVAGAVAWYIYYARDVTFEEGVSDE is encoded by the coding sequence ATGGCCGACAGTAACGCCCCGTCGTCGGAGGTCGCCGTCACCGACGAGGCGACGCGTCACGAGGGCGGGACCGAACTCGAGCGGACGATCGGACTCACCGGTGGGCTCTCGATCGGCGTCGGGACGATGATCGGCGCGGGTATCTTCGTCTTTCCCGGCCTCGCCGCAGGACAGGCGGGACCGGCCGCCGCGCTCTCGTTCGCCATCGGTGCGGTGATCGCGCTGTTCGTCGCGTTACCGACCTCTGAGCTGGCGACCGCGATGCCACGGAGCGGCGGCGGCTACTACTTCATCTCCCGCGGGCTAGGTCCGCTGCTCGGCGCGGTCGTCGGGATCAGCCTCTGGCTGGGGCTCGTCTTCGCCTCGGCGTTCTACCTCGTCGGCTTCGGCGAGTACGCGCTCGCGGTGCTCGTCGAGGCGGGCGTTCCGGTCGGCGGACGCGGGACTATCGTGGCCGCCCTCGGCGTGTTCGGCGGGGTCGCCCTGACGGCGATGAGCATCGGCGGCACCGAGAACACGACCGCGCTCCAGAACGCCATCGTCGGGCTGTTACTCGTCATCCTCGTGTTGTTTCTCGCCTACGGCGCGCTCGATTCGCTGGGCGTGGTCGGCGGCGAGACGGTGCCCGAGCGGTTCGCCCCCTACGGTGCGTTCCCGATCCTGACGACCGCGGCCCTGGTGTTCACCTCCTATCTCGGCTTCGCGCAGGTCGCGACCGTCGCCGGCGAGATCACCGACCCCGGCCGCAACCTCCCTCTCGCGATGGTCGGCTCGGTCGTCATCGTCGGGGTGTTCTACGTCGCCACCATCTTCGTCGCGACGAGCGCGCTCGGCAGCGAGGCCCTCGAGGCGGCGGGCGAAACCGCGATCGTCGAGGTGGCCCGCGAGTTCTTCGGGCTTCCCGGCGCGATCGCGATCCTGCTCGCGGGGCTGCTGGCGACCGTCTCCTCGGCCAACGCTTCGATCCTCTCGGCGTCGCGGGCGCTGTACGCGACCAGCCGCGACGCGCTCGTTCCGCCGCAGGCGAGCCGCGTCAACCTGAAGTACGGGACCCCCCACGTCGCCCTGGTGCTCGTCGGTGGCCCCGTCGTCGTGCTGGTCGCGACCGGACAGACCGAGCTGCTCGCCGAAGTCGCCTCGTTTCTCCACCTGGTGATGTACGGGCTGATCTGCGTGACGCTGCTCGTCTTGCGCCGTCGCGATCCCGACTGGTATCGGCCCAGTTACACCGTTCCGGGATACCCGTTAGTTCCGATCGTCGGCGCGCTCGCGAGTTTCGGGCTGATCGCGTTCATGCAACCGTTCTCTCTGATCATCGGCGTCGCCGTAGTCGCCGGAGCCGTCGCCTGGTACATCTATTACGCTCGAGACGTAACGTTCGAGGAAGGTGTCTCAGATGAGTGA
- a CDS encoding universal stress protein encodes MSENDGHRVLIPVEILRGQTIPDAVIETFASVPVVLLGYHKIPEQTAPSQARLQFEEKAQTELAELEAVFEETGGDITTRLVFTHKPMKTFERIAVELDCDSILLLNPAPRLERVLVPIRGDVNIEHIGRLVGRVMAGTHAEVTLLHVAPEDDLRQSGTELLESAGQVLQNTGVPEPWIGKEVVVDDDPLEVILEAADDHDMVVLGEDRPSVQDLIFGDTSERVAESAVCPVLVVRRRYLEPETET; translated from the coding sequence ATGAGTGAGAACGACGGCCACAGGGTGTTGATCCCCGTCGAGATCCTTCGCGGACAGACGATACCCGATGCCGTCATCGAGACGTTCGCGTCGGTTCCGGTCGTCCTGCTCGGCTACCACAAGATTCCCGAGCAGACCGCTCCGAGCCAGGCCCGCCTCCAGTTCGAGGAGAAGGCCCAGACCGAACTGGCCGAACTCGAAGCGGTGTTCGAGGAGACCGGCGGCGACATTACGACCCGGCTGGTGTTCACTCACAAACCGATGAAGACCTTCGAGCGGATCGCCGTCGAACTCGACTGCGATTCGATCCTCCTGCTCAACCCGGCACCCAGGCTCGAACGCGTCCTGGTCCCGATTCGCGGCGACGTCAACATCGAGCACATCGGCCGCCTCGTCGGCCGCGTGATGGCCGGCACGCACGCGGAGGTGACGCTCCTGCACGTCGCGCCGGAGGACGACCTGCGGCAGTCGGGCACCGAACTTCTCGAGAGTGCAGGGCAGGTCCTGCAAAACACCGGGGTTCCGGAGCCGTGGATCGGGAAGGAGGTCGTCGTCGACGACGACCCGCTCGAGGTGATTCTGGAGGCGGCCGACGACCACGACATGGTCGTTCTGGGCGAGGATCGCCCCTCGGTTCAGGATCTGATCTTCGGCGATACGTCCGAGCGCGTCGCCGAGAGCGCCGTCTGTCCGGTGCTGGTGGTTCGCCGTCGCTACCTCGAGCCGGAGACGGAGACGTAG
- the glmU gene encoding bifunctional sugar-1-phosphate nucleotidylyltransferase/acetyltransferase translates to MNAVILAAGQGTRMRPLSTHVPKPMLPVADRPLVAHTVDVAVDAGATEVVLVVGYEADTVRNYFGDARRGTPIRYARQDEQAGTAHAVAAAREHIDGPFAVLNGDNLYDPAAIAALFEAGPAVCALEVDDPRNYGVLSTIDGTVTDIVEKPSEPPTNLANAGAYAFPADAAEWLEVPESDRGEHEITDVLARVIDEYAVTPVTLERWMDVGRPWELLEANEWKLHELEGRIDGEVSEDARLEGPVVVESGAEIESGVVVEGPALIREGATVGPNAYIRGATLLGEGAKVGHAVEIKNSVLSPGATVGHLSYVGDSVLGRDVNFGAGTTVANLRHDDAPVKLTVKGERVSSGRRKLGVVAGDEVKTGINTSLTPGLRLDAGATTAPGETVDRDR, encoded by the coding sequence ATGAACGCCGTTATTCTGGCCGCCGGGCAGGGAACCCGGATGCGACCGCTGTCGACGCACGTTCCGAAACCGATGCTTCCGGTCGCGGACCGCCCGCTGGTCGCCCACACGGTCGACGTCGCGGTAGACGCCGGCGCGACGGAGGTCGTCCTCGTGGTCGGCTACGAGGCCGACACCGTTCGAAACTACTTCGGGGACGCCCGCCGAGGGACGCCGATCCGCTACGCTCGCCAGGACGAACAGGCCGGAACCGCCCACGCCGTCGCCGCCGCCCGCGAGCACATCGACGGGCCGTTCGCCGTCCTCAACGGCGACAACCTCTACGATCCGGCGGCGATCGCCGCGCTCTTCGAGGCCGGTCCGGCCGTCTGCGCGCTCGAGGTCGACGATCCCCGGAACTACGGAGTGCTCAGCACGATCGATGGGACCGTCACCGACATCGTCGAAAAGCCGAGCGAGCCGCCGACGAACCTCGCCAACGCCGGCGCCTACGCCTTCCCAGCCGACGCCGCCGAGTGGCTCGAGGTGCCCGAGAGCGACCGGGGCGAACACGAGATCACGGACGTCCTCGCGCGGGTGATCGACGAGTACGCGGTGACCCCGGTCACCCTCGAGCGGTGGATGGACGTCGGTCGCCCCTGGGAACTCCTCGAGGCCAACGAGTGGAAACTCCACGAACTCGAGGGGCGGATTGACGGCGAAGTCAGCGAGGACGCCCGCCTCGAGGGTCCCGTCGTCGTCGAGTCGGGTGCTGAGATCGAATCGGGCGTCGTCGTCGAGGGACCGGCGCTGATCCGCGAGGGCGCCACCGTCGGCCCGAACGCCTACATTCGGGGCGCGACCCTCCTCGGCGAGGGCGCAAAAGTCGGTCACGCCGTCGAGATCAAAAACAGCGTGCTCTCGCCCGGTGCGACGGTCGGCCACCTCTCCTACGTCGGCGACAGCGTGCTGGGCCGGGACGTCAACTTCGGCGCCGGCACCACCGTCGCCAACCTCCGACACGACGATGCTCCCGTCAAACTCACCGTCAAGGGCGAGCGCGTCTCGAGCGGCCGGCGCAAACTCGGCGTCGTCGCCGGCGACGAGGTCAAAACGGGAATCAACACCAGCCTCACGCCCGGCCTCAGACTCGACGCCGGCGCCACCACCGCACCCGGCGAAACCGTCGACCGCGACCGGTAG
- a CDS encoding O-antigen ligase family protein: protein MGGIERTPAAGGVGVRVRGERVLNWTIYTLFALYLGAVFVAHATGNVLGWQIASGYVVLGIVLLGWNLTVQGPETPDRTRIAFLTVTGLGFLLLAVIYQSRTPGLGLGPSRNLEIIAVFLVILTFFVACGAVDRYTPLEWAAIACFAVVVGVFLYHTLEVDPSSTRSRWPVWAAVVMGGNLLLVPRLVPERVFLWLMSWFSALVVILGLLTYVVGEYSFWFVDVYQWHGSPSVPGFELDVNTMQSIFPNPNSLGMVAFAGFAGAVIELHRTLRDGHWPVAVVFAGLAGLNGLGLFLSNARASMLAAAICLWIYVAYVVGGRSAVPLAVASGVAGLIAFIAAMYTEFIGIGSNNRFELWWAGIQAFRDGPLLLGAGTVNPAALLTPYMPGDSTWSPHNSYISILLRGGLVAGLAYTALVVGSTVAGTIRYKQVNVAMLAFAVGWAVHQLFEAYTIFQWTIGSVLATLAVGYLLFGDR from the coding sequence ATGGGAGGGATCGAGCGCACCCCGGCGGCGGGTGGAGTGGGTGTACGCGTGCGGGGCGAGCGGGTTCTCAACTGGACCATCTACACGCTGTTCGCGCTGTACCTCGGGGCCGTCTTCGTCGCCCACGCGACCGGTAACGTGCTCGGGTGGCAGATCGCCTCGGGGTACGTGGTGCTCGGGATCGTATTGCTCGGCTGGAACCTCACCGTTCAGGGGCCCGAAACCCCCGACCGGACGCGAATCGCCTTTCTCACCGTCACCGGGTTAGGGTTCCTCTTACTGGCGGTAATCTATCAGAGCCGAACGCCTGGACTCGGCCTCGGACCGAGTCGCAATCTCGAGATCATCGCCGTCTTCCTCGTCATCCTCACGTTCTTCGTCGCCTGTGGCGCCGTCGATCGGTACACCCCGCTCGAGTGGGCGGCGATCGCCTGCTTCGCCGTCGTCGTCGGCGTCTTTCTCTACCACACGCTCGAAGTCGATCCCTCGAGTACGCGCTCCCGGTGGCCGGTGTGGGCCGCGGTAGTCATGGGCGGAAACCTGCTTCTGGTCCCCCGCCTCGTTCCCGAGCGGGTGTTCCTCTGGCTCATGAGCTGGTTCTCCGCGCTCGTCGTGATCCTCGGATTACTGACCTACGTCGTCGGGGAGTACTCGTTCTGGTTCGTCGACGTCTACCAGTGGCACGGTTCGCCGTCGGTTCCCGGGTTCGAACTCGACGTCAACACGATGCAGTCGATCTTCCCGAACCCGAACAGCCTCGGAATGGTCGCGTTCGCGGGGTTCGCTGGCGCGGTAATCGAACTCCACCGGACGCTTCGGGACGGTCACTGGCCGGTCGCTGTCGTGTTCGCCGGACTCGCCGGACTCAACGGACTCGGCCTCTTCCTGTCGAACGCTCGAGCGTCGATGCTGGCGGCGGCGATCTGTCTCTGGATCTACGTCGCCTACGTCGTTGGCGGACGATCGGCGGTCCCGCTCGCGGTCGCGTCCGGGGTCGCGGGGCTGATCGCGTTCATCGCCGCGATGTACACGGAGTTCATCGGCATCGGTTCGAACAACCGTTTCGAACTCTGGTGGGCGGGCATACAGGCGTTCCGCGACGGGCCGTTGCTGCTCGGTGCCGGGACCGTCAACCCGGCGGCGCTGCTCACGCCGTACATGCCGGGAGACAGCACCTGGTCGCCGCACAACTCCTACATCTCGATCCTCCTCCGCGGCGGCCTCGTCGCCGGGCTAGCGTACACGGCGCTGGTCGTCGGGAGCACGGTCGCCGGAACGATCCGTTACAAGCAGGTGAACGTCGCGATGCTCGCGTTCGCCGTCGGCTGGGCCGTCCACCAGCTGTTCGAGGCGTACACCATCTTCCAGTGGACGATCGGATCGGTGCTGGCCACGCTCGCGGTCGGCTACCTGCTGTTCGGCGACCGGTAG
- a CDS encoding sugar transferase — protein sequence MLTGWRYRAFGGVGAVLIVIAAVLLANQEATQVLFTTYVPVFNNLDPEILEGEALAWAAVLSVLAIGLSLIPLYKPQPRRFLDTVFFTQKRVVVGGLALATLGYFNWSYRLPRATLTMTIGFLVVALPAWFVWIRLRPSVSMGRTVIVGDDVEQIQRVIPEVDSPIIGYLCPTIAGTVADDHVNPPVTDGGTEPSALGDTRERSLETVTEEIDELGRIGALPRLGGLSRLEDALVEYDVDTVVLAFRRADRAEFFGALDACHEHGVNVKVHRDYADSVLVADGEIGELVDVDLEPWDPQDHLFKRAFDIVFAWVGLVALFPAMVVIAVAIKLDSPGPILYSQERTAGFGETFPIYKFRTMVPEGESATPTEDEDNDRITRVGRLLRKTHLDELPQLWSIFVGDMSVVGPRAAWTDEEMLLEQEAASWRKRWFVKPGLTGLAQVNDAKSTNPQAKLRYDLEYISKQSFWFDMKIVIRQLWNVVVDVTSLARPAGDETTASK from the coding sequence ATGCTGACCGGGTGGCGATATCGAGCGTTTGGGGGAGTCGGAGCGGTGCTGATCGTTATCGCCGCCGTACTGCTGGCGAACCAGGAGGCGACGCAGGTCCTGTTCACCACGTACGTCCCGGTGTTCAACAACCTCGATCCGGAGATCCTCGAGGGCGAGGCCCTCGCCTGGGCCGCTGTGCTGAGCGTTCTGGCGATCGGGCTGAGCCTGATCCCGCTGTACAAACCCCAGCCGCGCCGGTTCCTCGACACCGTGTTTTTCACCCAGAAACGGGTCGTTGTCGGCGGACTCGCGCTGGCAACACTCGGTTACTTCAACTGGTCCTACCGACTCCCGCGTGCGACGCTCACGATGACGATCGGCTTTCTCGTCGTCGCGCTGCCGGCGTGGTTCGTGTGGATTCGGCTTCGCCCATCGGTCTCGATGGGTCGGACCGTCATCGTCGGCGACGACGTCGAACAGATCCAGCGGGTGATCCCCGAAGTCGACTCGCCGATCATCGGCTACCTCTGCCCGACCATCGCCGGCACGGTGGCCGACGACCACGTGAACCCCCCCGTCACGGACGGCGGGACCGAACCGAGCGCGCTCGGAGACACCAGAGAGCGCAGTCTCGAGACCGTCACCGAGGAGATCGACGAACTCGGTCGCATCGGCGCTCTCCCGCGGCTTGGCGGGCTCTCGAGGCTCGAGGACGCGCTCGTCGAGTACGACGTCGACACGGTCGTTCTCGCGTTCCGGCGCGCGGATCGTGCTGAGTTCTTCGGTGCGCTGGACGCGTGTCACGAACACGGCGTCAACGTCAAAGTCCACCGCGACTACGCAGACAGCGTGCTGGTCGCCGACGGGGAGATCGGCGAACTCGTCGACGTCGACCTCGAGCCCTGGGACCCGCAGGACCACCTGTTCAAACGCGCGTTCGACATCGTCTTCGCCTGGGTCGGTCTGGTCGCACTCTTCCCGGCGATGGTCGTCATCGCGGTCGCGATCAAACTCGACAGCCCGGGACCGATCCTCTACAGCCAGGAGCGAACCGCCGGCTTCGGGGAGACGTTCCCGATCTACAAGTTCCGGACGATGGTCCCCGAAGGCGAGTCCGCGACCCCCACCGAGGACGAGGACAACGACCGGATCACGCGCGTCGGACGGCTCCTCCGGAAGACCCACCTGGACGAACTCCCTCAGCTCTGGTCGATCTTCGTCGGCGACATGAGCGTCGTCGGCCCGCGCGCCGCCTGGACCGACGAGGAGATGTTGCTCGAGCAGGAGGCCGCCTCGTGGCGAAAGCGGTGGTTCGTCAAACCCGGGCTGACGGGACTGGCACAGGTGAACGACGCCAAGAGTACGAACCCGCAGGCGAAGCTCCGGTACGACCTCGAGTACATCAGCAAACAGTCGTTCTGGTTCGACATGAAGATCGTCATCAGACAGCTCTGGAACGTCGTCGTCGACGTCACGAGCCTCGCCCGCCCCGCTGGCGACGAGACGACCGCGTCGAAGTAA